The following DNA comes from Streptococcus canis.
AGAAGGTCAATCCTTAACTATTTCAATGTTTTCAGTATATGCAAAAGGCCACCTCCAAATCCTTCTTCTGGCACAGGGGACACGAGTTTGCCAGCGCGATCACTGAAAATATGCGTTTGGGATGCTCTAATACCAAATTCTTCCATAGCCTTATCTTCACAATCAACATAAACAGGATAAGTAATGCTTTCTTTTTTAGCAGCTGTTAGAATCGCTGCCTTGGTATCATCGGCAGGCTTCTTATTTTTTAATGCCTTATCTTTAGGCAAGGTGACTGATAAAAAGAGCAACTCTTTGTCTTGTTTAATCTGTTGATAAACCTTTTCTAATTCGGGTATCTCATAGCGACAAGCCCTACACCAATTATCCCAAATTATCCCAAACATTTATGCAAACTTTTTCCTCTTGACATCACTATGCTTAACAACTTGTCCATCTGAAGTCTTTACCTGAAAATTTGGAACCATTTTTCCAGCCTTTTCACCAACCTATCCTGCTAACAACCTCAAATAAACAGAAAAGACTGGGAAAACATAGGACAAAAAGATAAAAAGCCTTCTACAAATAAGGCCAAGTAGTGTACAATACCTACTTGGTCCTCTCTTGCTTTGCATCTCTATTCTAATACAATAACCAAAGCCAGCAAGTAGCAGATGGGATTTCCTGCTAAGCATGTGGTATAATAATGACGAGGAGGTCCTTCTTATGCAAAAAGTTCGCTTACTGGTCTCTGGTCGCGTTCAGGGAGTTGGTTTTCGCTATGCCACCTATGCCTTAGCCTTAGAAATGGGAGATATTTACGGTCGTGTTTGGAATAACAGCGATGGTACCGTTGAAGTTCTAGCCCAATCTCAATATTCAGATAAAATAGCCAAATTTATTCAAGAGGTCCGTAAAGGACCATCTAAATGGGCAAAAGTCACTTATGTAGATGTTACCTTGGCTAATTTCGAAGACTTTCAGGATTTTAGAATAGGCAATTAAAAATCGGACTTCAGAACTATTGTGAATTTCTGAAAAAAACAGTAAAATAGATAAGTATATTAAAAACTAAAGGATAAATACATTGAAACTAAAATTAAATCGCATCCTCTTTTCAGGACTAGCACTGTCCATCCTGTTCACCTTGACAGGCTGTGTGGGAAGAGACGCTCACGGAAATCCAAAAGGTATGGTTTGGGAATTTCTTGGAAAACCCATGTCCTACTTTATTAATTACTTTGCAAACAATGCAGGACTAGGTTATGGGCTTGCTATTATCATTGTTACCATTGTCGTGAGAACACTTATCTTACCTCTGGGACTTTACCAATCTTGGAAGGCAAGTTATCAATCTGAGAAAATGGCCTTCTTAAAACCTGTCTTTGAACCAATCAACAAACGCATCAAACAGGCAAGTAGTCAAGAAGAAAAAATGGCTGCGCAAACAGAATTAATGACTGCTCAGCGTGCTCATGGCATCAACCCTCTTGGAGGAATTGGCTGTTTGCCACTTCTGATTCAAATGCCATTCTTTTCTGCCATGTATTTTGCCGCTCAGTATACCAAAGGTGTCTCAACAAGTACCTTTATGGGAATTGATCTTGGTAGTCGTAGTTTAGTCTTAACGGCAATTATTGCTGCCCTTTACTTCTTCCAATCATGGTTATCAATGATGGCTGTTTCAGAAGAACAACGTGAGCAAATGAAGACGATGATGTACACCATGCCTATCATGATGATTTTCATGTCCTTCTCACTTCCTGCTGGTGTTGGCCTTTACTGGCTAGTTGGTGGTTTCTTTAGTATTATTCAGCAGTTAATCACAACTTACTTCTTGAAACCTCGCTTGCATAAGCAAATCGAAGAAGAGTACGCTAAGAACCCGCCTAAGGCATATCAAGCCACAGCTCCTCGTAAGGATGTGACCCCTTCACAAGATATGGCACAAGCGATCATGACTAAAAAAGCAAAATCAAACCGTAATGCTGGAAAACAGCGAAAACGTTAAGAAAGGTAAAAAAAGACTAGCACGGTTAAAGTGCTGGTCTTTTCTCTTGTCCTTCAATAATCATTGAAAACAATCTCTGACCTGTAATCCTCTTGACTCATCACTGATGCCACCAATGCTTGCCTTGCCATAAGTTAATCTCACTTGAAGATACTAAAAAAGCCATTAGCGGCCAAAACACTTAATGGTTAGGCAAATAATGACTTTGTGTGATTAATTCGTTTTTTCAACACTGATGATTTCAACATCATAAGTAGCAGCTGGTGATTCGATTCTCACCTTATCCCCTGTTTTCTTTCCAATCAAGGCTTGAGCAATTGGACTCTCGTTTGAAATTTTTCCTGAAAAAATATCTGCTCCTGCAGCACCAACAATATGATAAGTATCTTTATCTGTAGTGCCTACTTCTTGAACAACAACCGTTTTACCGATAGCAACTTCATCCTTAGCGACAGCATCGCTATCGATAATCTCAGCATAGCGAATTTTAGTTTCAAGGGTTGAAATTTGACCTTCAACAAAGGCTTGTTCATCTTTAGCAGCATCGTACTCAGAGTTTTCTGAAAGATCCCCATAAGAACGTGCGATTTTAATACGTTCTACAACTTCAGGGCGACGAACAAGCTTTAATTCTTCTAATTCTTTCTCAAGTTGTTCTTTTTCGGTTAGGGTCATTGGGTAGGTTTTTTCAGCCATGGTTGTTTTCTCTTTTCTTTTTCTTTTTAACGAATCAGAAATACAAACATGATGCCTAGACATCATGTTTGTATTTACTGAATTTGACTATTTACATATTTCTCAACATTTGCAGAATGTTCTTCAAATGTTTTTGCGTAGTAAACTTCACCAGTATGGACATTGGC
Coding sequences within:
- a CDS encoding TlpA family protein disulfide reductase; the protein is MFGIIWDNWCRACRYEIPELEKVYQQIKQDKELLFLSVTLPKDKALKNKKPADDTKAAILTAAKKESITYPVYVDCEDKAMEEFGIRASQTHIFSDRAGKLVSPVPEEGFGGGLLHILKTLK
- the greA gene encoding transcription elongation factor GreA, which translates into the protein MAEKTYPMTLTEKEQLEKELEELKLVRRPEVVERIKIARSYGDLSENSEYDAAKDEQAFVEGQISTLETKIRYAEIIDSDAVAKDEVAIGKTVVVQEVGTTDKDTYHIVGAAGADIFSGKISNESPIAQALIGKKTGDKVRIESPAATYDVEIISVEKTN
- a CDS encoding acylphosphatase, with the translated sequence MQKVRLLVSGRVQGVGFRYATYALALEMGDIYGRVWNNSDGTVEVLAQSQYSDKIAKFIQEVRKGPSKWAKVTYVDVTLANFEDFQDFRIGN
- the yidC gene encoding membrane protein insertase YidC; translation: MKLKLNRILFSGLALSILFTLTGCVGRDAHGNPKGMVWEFLGKPMSYFINYFANNAGLGYGLAIIIVTIVVRTLILPLGLYQSWKASYQSEKMAFLKPVFEPINKRIKQASSQEEKMAAQTELMTAQRAHGINPLGGIGCLPLLIQMPFFSAMYFAAQYTKGVSTSTFMGIDLGSRSLVLTAIIAALYFFQSWLSMMAVSEEQREQMKTMMYTMPIMMIFMSFSLPAGVGLYWLVGGFFSIIQQLITTYFLKPRLHKQIEEEYAKNPPKAYQATAPRKDVTPSQDMAQAIMTKKAKSNRNAGKQRKR